GCAAATCCTCTTGCGCGACGCAGTATAATTTTTTGTTTGTGCTTTCTTGAAAATTTAATGACAGAATCATCCTGCGAATGTTGAATGTCTAAATTATGATGCAGATAAAAATCAGCCACAAAGCGTAACGTTTCCATTACTTCATCTTGATCTGTACATATGGTTGATCCGTTAAAATTGCCGCTGGTTGCTACAAGCGGTTTTTGGAACAGATTTGAAATTAAATGCAAAATACCTGAATTGGGCAGCATGGCACCAATTGAATTCAGGCTTGGTGCGATTTGCTGTACCGCCAGATTGGCTTGATTTTTTAAAGGTAAAATGACAATTGGCGCTTGAACAGAGCTGATTGCTTTTTTTTCTGTTTTGTTGCAGAATAAAAAATTGTCAATTTGATCCAAATCTGTAAATAAGACTGCAAATGGTTTTGTGAGACGTTTTTTTCTGTTTCGCAATTCCTGAACAGCTTCTGGATTTGTTGCATCACATAAAAGCAGATAACCGCTGGTGTTTTTTACCGCAACTATTTTTCCGTTGTTTAGTTTCTCCGAAAGTGCTTCGAAGATTTCCCTGTTTGTTCCGGAAATAACTGCTCCTGAGTTATCTGTAAGTAAAATTTTTACTCCGCAATCCGTACATGAATTGGTTTGAGAATGAAAGCGTATATCTTTTGGATTATGATATTCTTCAAGACAATTTTCGCACATTTCAAATTCTTTTAAACTTGTATTTTCTCTTTCAAAAGGAAATTTGTGTGCAATTGCATATCGAGGTCCGCATGAAGTACAGCTTATAAAAGGATAGTAATAGCGATTGTTTTCGGGATCGAGAACTTCTTCTTTGCAATTTTTACATATCGCAAAATCAGCAGTAAGCTGCGAATTGATAGAAATGTTTTTGTCGGTGGGTTTTATAATAAAATCATGATACTCTTCCTCAATTAAAATTTCCGAAATTTTGATATTGCTTATTTGGGCATTTTTAGGATGTTTCTTTTTAACCTCTTTATAAAAATCAGCTATAATTTCCTTTTTGTTCTGTGCTATTATAATTACTCCAGATTCAGTATTGGAAACATAACCCTTTAAATCGTAGTTAAGAGCTAAATTGTATATAAAAGGTCTAAAACCAACGCCTTGCACAACGCCAAAAATTGTTATTTGAAATGTTGGAATCAAGAAAAAAGGAATTATATATTTTTAAAATTTTCAATCTGAGAAATGATTTTTGCGGTGACTTTTTGTATCGCTTCGTCTACTTTTGGCGAAAGATTGAGTGACATTGGCTCCATTTTTAATATTGTAATGGTGTACAGATAGATTTCGGGCATGGCGTTGAGCATCGACAAAATATCTACCATGTCTTTAAGTCCAAAATTATGGCCGCTTAATGATGGAGGAAAATCTTGCGTAAAACGCGGTTTTAAAAGTGTAATTGTTCCTTCTGGTTTGCCATCCATAGTAGCATCTACAATAATTACTTTTTTATGATTTTCGATATACGGAATTAAAGTAAAACCGCCAGTTCCTCCATCAATAAAGGTAATATTTTCAGGAAATTGAGTTTTGTCGATTCTATTTATAAAATGTACGCCAACACCTTCGTCGCCCATTAAATAATTGCCAATTCCGAGCACTAAAATTTCATTTCCGTCGGTATGAAACTCATCTGTTTTTTTCGCAATAATTTCTTCTTGCATATCATTTTATTTTCGAAACCTATTAAACAATTTACGTGCTATTGCTGCTGCGCTATTTGATCCTGTTTCTCGAGATTATCGTCTTTTTTAATTCTTTCTGTTCGTACAAACTTATAACCGCTTACCATGGCCGATGTTTCGCCTAATCCTTCCAGCCAATCATGAAAGAAGACCAAGTAAATGTGAACAATGGCAAACAAAATAAAAGTCCAAGTGGTAAAATGATGAATCGTTCTAACATTAAAATCACCTCCAACAAAATTGGTTACCCAAGCAAACATTTTAGGAAAAAACCATGTTGAAGTAGGAGCATACATCGCAAATCCTGTAGCAATCATGATAAGTGCCATAAAAAACATTATTAAATAAGAAGCTGCTGCCACACTATTGTGACCAACAGCACCTGTTGGTGAACCATTTGTATTTTCGTTTTGTAGAAAAATATCATATTTAATAACATGCCACATTCGTTTGAAACCTTCCTTTTTGAAAGGAAAAAACACGCGCCAGTTAGCATATTTATTTCCTTTGAAAGCAAAATAAACTCTCAAAATCATCACTGCTGTTAACAAATAAGCACACCCAAAATGGATTTCTCGAATGTATCCAAACCAAAACTGATTTGTTGCTTCTTTTGTCGAAATGATGCCAGGCGGATGGCCAATCATAAAACCTGTTGCAACCAGTCCTGTAATAGCCCAAGCATTAACCCAATGAAAAATGCGTATTGGCAGCTGCCATATATAAGCTCTTTTATAATCGTTAGTTTTTGTTGGCATGTTGTACAATGTTTAAATTAGACAGTACAGATAGAGATGTCGTTTACTTCTTTGATAATACTGCCATTTTCATCATATAAATGCACTGCGCAAGCAATACATGGATCGAATGAATGTATTGTTCTAATGATTTCTAAAGGAAGTTCAGGATCTGCGACAGGAGTATTTAATAAACTGCTTTCGTAAGGCGAACGCTGTCCTTTAGGATCTCGAGGCGAAGCATTCCATGTAGAAGGAACCACCTGCTGATAATTGGCAACTTTGGCATCTTTTATTACAATCCAATGGCTTAATGCTCCTCTGGGTGCTTCTACTAGTCCTACGCCTTGTGTTTCTTTTGGCCAAGTTGAAGTTTCCCATTTTTCCATATTGGCCATTTTGGTATCTCCTTTTTTAATATTTTCAATTAATTGGTCAAAGAATTCCAGGTTCCAGCCTGCTACTAATTTTGATTCTAAAGCCCTGGCTGCAGTTCTGCCTAAAGTAGAAAATAAAGCTTCGGCAGGAATTTGCAGTTTTGACAATGCCGAATCTATAGTATCTTTAAATTCTTCTCTTCCAGAGGCATATCCTACGAGCATTCGCGCAAGCGGACCAGCCTCCATAGCATGGCCTTTCCATCTTGGCGTTTTAATGAAACTGTATTTTTCATCCACATTCAAATGAGTATACGGCGGTTTTGGACCTGTATAATTTATTTTGGTTTCTCCGCTCCAAGGCTGTCTTCCGGTATTGCCGTCTCCTTCATAATCATACCAAGAATTGTTTACATACTCTTCAACTGTTTTTAAGTCTCGTAAATCCAGATCGTGAACTTTTGTTAAGTCTTTATTCAATATAACCCCAGATGGAAATTTGAAGGTATTGTTATTGGTGTTGTTGTACCCTTGAGTTGGAAAATCTCCAAAAGTCATGAAGTTATGAAAACCTCCAATTGCACCCCAATCTTTGTAAAAACTCGCTATGGTCATAACATCTGGAAGATAAACCTGTTCTACAAATCGTTTTCCTTCTTCTAGCAGCTGTCTCACAAAAGCTAATCTTTCAGCATTTAAACCACTGGCATCATCAAGATTGATGGAACAAGCCATTCCTCCAACAAGAAAATTAGGATGCGGATTTTTACCGCCAAAAATGGCATGCACTTTTACAATTTCTTTTTGCCATTCTAAAGCTTCCAAGTAATGTGCCGTGGCCATTAAATTGGCTTCAGGAGGCAGTTTCATTTGAGGGTGTCCCCAATATCCATTTGCAAAAATTCCTAATTGACCGCTTGCTACAAACTTTTTTAATCTTTTCTGCAAATCAGAGAAGTAGCCAGGCGAACTTTTTGGCCAATTGGATATAGATTGTGCCAATTGAGATGTTTTTACCGGATCTGCATTTAAACCGCTCAATACATCGACCCAATCAAAAGCATGCAAATGATAAAAATGAACTACGTGATCATGCAGGTATAGCGAACCTAACATAATATTTCTAACAATTTCAGCATTAGGCGGTACAACAATACCAAGTGCATCTTCAACAGATCGTACAGATGCTGTAGCGTGTGTTGAAGTACAAACACCACAAGTTCTTTGCACAAATGCCCATACATCTTTTGGGTTTCTGTCCTTTACAATATTTTCTAAACCTCTCACCATTGTAGAAGACAAAAACGCTTCTTTTATCGTACCATCAGAAATTTCTACTTCTGCTCTAAGATGCCCTTCAATTCTGGTAATTGGATCTACAACTATTCTCTCTGCCATGTTTGTTTTTATTTAGATTATAAATCCTCTAAGTGTTTTTCGTTTTCAGTTCCCTGATTGATTCTTTGTGTAAGCTCTTTTCTTTTGGATACATTAGAAAGTATAGCATGAACTCCGATGCCTGCAGCAACACTTCCTAAAGCAATTTTTCCTAAAGTATCTGCATTGGCTTCAATATTTCCTGGATTTACAGCTGTATCTCTAGAATAAAAACTTCCTGCATCCCAAAAATCCTTCGCGCTACAGCCTATGCACCCGTGACCGGATTGAATAGGATAACTTACGCCGCCGTTCCATTTCATATTACCGCAAGCGTTGTACGTACTTGGGCCTTTACAGCCTACTTTATATAAGCAATATCCTTTTTTAGCATTTTCGTCATCAAAATTTTCTGCAAATAATCCCGCATCAAAATAAGGTCTGCGGTAACAGCTGTCATGAACCCTTTTGGAGTAAAAGGCTTTTGGACGTCCAGAACTGTCTAATTCAGGCAGTTTTCCAAAGGCCACTACATGAACAATAATTCCAGCCATTACTTCACCGATAGGCGGACAGCCAGGAACGTTTATAATAGGTTTGTCGGTTATAATTTTATGAATTGGCACAGCACCAGTCGGATTTGGTTTTGCAGCCTGCACACAACCAGATGTAGCACAGCTTCCCCAAGCAATAATGGCTTTTGCTCCCGCTGCCGCTTCTTTTAGAATATCAACAGCGCTTCTACCTCCAATGCAACAGTAATTTCCATCGGCACCCATTGGCACAGAACCTTCAACACAAAGAATATATTCTCCTTTGTATTTGTCCATCGTTGCCTTTTTGGCCGCTTCGGCCTGATGTCCAGATGCCGCCATTAAAGTCAAAGTATAGTCTAAAGAAATTTTATCGAGAATAATATCAGCAACAATAGGATGGTCAGAACGAATAAAAGATTCGCTGCAACAAGTACATTCCTGAAAATGTTCCCAAATCACAGGCAGACGCGGAGTGGTTTCGAGTGCTTTGGCAATTTGGCCAATTGCAGAACTCTGAACTCCCATATAGGCACCAATATAAGCTACAAACTTTAAGAAATCTCTCCTGCTGTAGCCTTGTCTTTCAATACTATTATAATAGGTTTCGTTTCCTTGTTTTTTTTCCTCCATTCTGATTCTGTTTTTAATTATCGATGAAAAAACTTTTTAGTTGTTTTTTTTAGGAATTTAAAATTATCTAAACCTTTACGGTAGGAATGTGATAAATATCAGTTTTTGAGATTTATTTTATGAATATCTTGCGAGATTGAAATATACTTTGAAAAGTAGATAATTATGCATGAGCTTTCGGTAGTTACGTCAATTGTAAAAATTGCAACACAAGAAGTAGATAAAATCAAGGGAACAAAAGCGCTTGAAATCTATCTTTCGATAGGGAAATTATCAGGGGTAGAAATGAGTTCTTTCCATTTTGTATGGCCACAATGCATTGATGGAACGGTTTTAAAGGATGCCGCATTATTTATTGAAGAACCAGAAGGAAAAGCAAAATGTGCTGAATGCGGTACAGAATTTCAAATTGAAAGGAGTTTTGATAATTGCCCTGAA
This is a stretch of genomic DNA from Flavobacterium endoglycinae. It encodes these proteins:
- a CDS encoding nickel-dependent hydrogenase large subunit, whose product is MAERIVVDPITRIEGHLRAEVEISDGTIKEAFLSSTMVRGLENIVKDRNPKDVWAFVQRTCGVCTSTHATASVRSVEDALGIVVPPNAEIVRNIMLGSLYLHDHVVHFYHLHAFDWVDVLSGLNADPVKTSQLAQSISNWPKSSPGYFSDLQKRLKKFVASGQLGIFANGYWGHPQMKLPPEANLMATAHYLEALEWQKEIVKVHAIFGGKNPHPNFLVGGMACSINLDDASGLNAERLAFVRQLLEEGKRFVEQVYLPDVMTIASFYKDWGAIGGFHNFMTFGDFPTQGYNNTNNNTFKFPSGVILNKDLTKVHDLDLRDLKTVEEYVNNSWYDYEGDGNTGRQPWSGETKINYTGPKPPYTHLNVDEKYSFIKTPRWKGHAMEAGPLARMLVGYASGREEFKDTIDSALSKLQIPAEALFSTLGRTAARALESKLVAGWNLEFFDQLIENIKKGDTKMANMEKWETSTWPKETQGVGLVEAPRGALSHWIVIKDAKVANYQQVVPSTWNASPRDPKGQRSPYESSLLNTPVADPELPLEIIRTIHSFDPCIACAVHLYDENGSIIKEVNDISICTV
- the hypA gene encoding hydrogenase maturation nickel metallochaperone HypA, translating into MHELSVVTSIVKIATQEVDKIKGTKALEIYLSIGKLSGVEMSSFHFVWPQCIDGTVLKDAALFIEEPEGKAKCAECGTEFQIERSFDNCPECNSPFKEITAGKELKIKKIIIK
- the hypF gene encoding carbamoyltransferase HypF; the encoded protein is MIPTFQITIFGVVQGVGFRPFIYNLALNYDLKGYVSNTESGVIIIAQNKKEIIADFYKEVKKKHPKNAQISNIKISEILIEEEYHDFIIKPTDKNISINSQLTADFAICKNCKEEVLDPENNRYYYPFISCTSCGPRYAIAHKFPFERENTSLKEFEMCENCLEEYHNPKDIRFHSQTNSCTDCGVKILLTDNSGAVISGTNREIFEALSEKLNNGKIVAVKNTSGYLLLCDATNPEAVQELRNRKKRLTKPFAVLFTDLDQIDNFLFCNKTEKKAISSVQAPIVILPLKNQANLAVQQIAPSLNSIGAMLPNSGILHLISNLFQKPLVATSGNFNGSTICTDQDEVMETLRFVADFYLHHNLDIQHSQDDSVIKFSRKHKQKIILRRARGFAPNLDLSFSAPKADHLLCLGADLKNTITIAPNEQIYTSEYIGDLSNYDTYNRFDKKISRYQDFFGFIPETIIYDSHPDYENAKKIIDFTTQNNTVKAFKIQHHEAHFAAILSEKKLWKKSKILGVIWDGMGFGNETEIWGGEFFAYSINKPIERLGHLEYFKWILGDQMSKNPKIAAVSISRNHKYFQQYCDKNEIKIYSKYIKDSSIRTSSVGRLIDAAAFTLGFKSPILFEGEAGMYLENLAQKAYNSSNVKLKDYLQNEKITNTIPTKKLLLNLVKAVKSNTNLEIAALNFHYTLVKCVEKIAFFSKSKEIAFSGGVFQNAVLIDLIKDHLQTKYKLHFHKMLSPNDENISFGQLNHYLHFKK
- the cybH gene encoding Ni/Fe-hydrogenase, b-type cytochrome subunit — protein: MPTKTNDYKRAYIWQLPIRIFHWVNAWAITGLVATGFMIGHPPGIISTKEATNQFWFGYIREIHFGCAYLLTAVMILRVYFAFKGNKYANWRVFFPFKKEGFKRMWHVIKYDIFLQNENTNGSPTGAVGHNSVAAASYLIMFFMALIMIATGFAMYAPTSTWFFPKMFAWVTNFVGGDFNVRTIHHFTTWTFILFAIVHIYLVFFHDWLEGLGETSAMVSGYKFVRTERIKKDDNLEKQDQIAQQQ
- a CDS encoding HyaD/HybD family hydrogenase maturation endopeptidase, which gives rise to MQEEIIAKKTDEFHTDGNEILVLGIGNYLMGDEGVGVHFINRIDKTQFPENITFIDGGTGGFTLIPYIENHKKVIIVDATMDGKPEGTITLLKPRFTQDFPPSLSGHNFGLKDMVDILSMLNAMPEIYLYTITILKMEPMSLNLSPKVDEAIQKVTAKIISQIENFKNI
- a CDS encoding hydrogenase small subunit, which codes for MEEKKQGNETYYNSIERQGYSRRDFLKFVAYIGAYMGVQSSAIGQIAKALETTPRLPVIWEHFQECTCCSESFIRSDHPIVADIILDKISLDYTLTLMAASGHQAEAAKKATMDKYKGEYILCVEGSVPMGADGNYCCIGGRSAVDILKEAAAGAKAIIAWGSCATSGCVQAAKPNPTGAVPIHKIITDKPIINVPGCPPIGEVMAGIIVHVVAFGKLPELDSSGRPKAFYSKRVHDSCYRRPYFDAGLFAENFDDENAKKGYCLYKVGCKGPSTYNACGNMKWNGGVSYPIQSGHGCIGCSAKDFWDAGSFYSRDTAVNPGNIEANADTLGKIALGSVAAGIGVHAILSNVSKRKELTQRINQGTENEKHLEDL